One Oryzomonas sagensis DNA segment encodes these proteins:
- a CDS encoding DMT family transporter, translating into MTESTKGTIYALLSVGMFATLGTGFKVAVTHLGSFSVVVWMGIWATLALLAWLAWERRLGLMAAEFRRRPLFFVLAGVIGLGVQQLLCLKTYEYIPASQAVILHYTYPLVMLFLSWLLFRERSGWRAVFCVALGFAGVCVLVTAGGGLGDVRLSVGVALAMGTSLSFGLFCVLIKHARFPVTAGMFLFNLFGLLFLLCLVPFYPVRWTPGGGDMLLLAYLGVVTTALALILWNRALRMIPTSRSSNCALLVPILSLICIALVLKEHVSGMQGVGMAVVIGSVFLNVKLANVSKA; encoded by the coding sequence ATGACGGAATCGACCAAAGGAACCATCTATGCCCTGCTGTCCGTGGGCATGTTCGCCACCCTCGGCACCGGTTTCAAGGTGGCGGTGACCCATCTGGGCAGCTTCTCGGTCGTGGTCTGGATGGGTATCTGGGCCACCCTGGCCCTCTTGGCGTGGCTGGCATGGGAGCGGAGGCTCGGGCTCATGGCGGCCGAATTCCGCCGCCGGCCGCTGTTTTTCGTCCTTGCCGGGGTGATCGGCCTGGGGGTGCAGCAGCTGCTCTGCCTGAAGACCTACGAATATATCCCGGCCAGCCAGGCGGTGATCCTGCACTATACCTATCCCCTGGTCATGCTCTTCTTGTCGTGGCTGCTGTTTCGGGAACGGTCCGGCTGGCGAGCGGTGTTCTGCGTGGCGCTGGGGTTCGCCGGGGTCTGCGTGCTGGTGACGGCCGGCGGCGGGTTGGGCGATGTGCGCCTCTCGGTCGGGGTGGCGCTGGCCATGGGGACCTCCCTCTCCTTTGGCCTGTTCTGCGTGTTGATCAAGCATGCCCGTTTCCCGGTAACGGCCGGCATGTTTCTCTTCAATCTGTTCGGGCTGCTGTTCCTGCTCTGCCTCGTGCCCTTCTACCCCGTACGCTGGACGCCCGGTGGGGGCGACATGCTCCTGTTGGCCTACCTGGGGGTGGTGACCACCGCCCTGGCCCTGATCCTCTGGAACCGCGCCCTGCGCATGATCCCCACCAGCCGCTCGTCCAACTGCGCCCTGCTGGTGCCGATCCTGTCGCTGATCTGCATCGCCCTGGTGCTGAAGGAACACGTATCGGGCATGCAGGGGGTGGGCATGGCGGTCGTCATCGGCTCGGTCTTCCTGAACGTCAAGCTGGCAAACGTATCAAAGGCGTGA
- a CDS encoding AzlC family ABC transporter permease, whose protein sequence is MAQTFDCVKEGMKAAWPICLGYFPIGLSLGVLAQKGGLLPWQVGLMSIVVYAGGSQFIAVAMIGSGASIPAIVTTTFMVNLRHMLMSSALAVHFPGVSRRFLALFAYGLTDESFAVNMVRFNRGDWERQSALTLNQATNFTWFVSTVAGVYVGQFIPSGALGIDYALTGMFICLLVFQLRGPVFVATALMAAFCSVVAYLWLPGNAYVIVASTVAATAGFMLKRSLRHRGGRP, encoded by the coding sequence ATGGCACAGACATTCGATTGCGTGAAAGAGGGGATGAAGGCGGCGTGGCCGATCTGCCTGGGGTATTTCCCCATCGGTCTCTCCCTGGGGGTGCTCGCCCAAAAGGGGGGACTGCTCCCCTGGCAGGTAGGGCTCATGTCGATCGTAGTCTATGCCGGCGGCTCCCAGTTCATCGCCGTTGCCATGATCGGCAGCGGCGCCTCCATCCCGGCCATCGTTACCACCACCTTCATGGTCAACCTGCGCCACATGCTGATGAGCTCGGCTCTGGCGGTGCATTTTCCCGGCGTCTCCCGGCGGTTCCTGGCCCTGTTCGCCTATGGCCTGACTGACGAGAGTTTTGCCGTCAACATGGTCCGGTTCAACCGGGGCGACTGGGAGCGGCAGAGCGCCCTGACGCTCAACCAGGCTACCAACTTCACCTGGTTCGTCAGCACCGTGGCCGGGGTCTATGTGGGGCAGTTCATTCCCTCCGGCGCCCTGGGGATCGACTACGCCCTGACCGGTATGTTCATCTGCCTGCTGGTCTTCCAGTTGCGCGGCCCGGTTTTCGTTGCCACCGCCCTGATGGCGGCCTTCTGTTCCGTGGTAGCCTATCTCTGGCTGCCGGGCAACGCCTACGTGATCGTTGCCTCCACTGTGGCGGCAACGGCCGGATTCATGCTGAAACGCTCCCTGCGGCACCGGGGAGGGCGGCCATGA
- a CDS encoding AzlD domain-containing protein, which translates to MSATGYLLLILCMGVVTYLPRMLPLVTFSRRKLPPWFVEWLELIPPAILSALIAPTLFTQAAPRLFVLGKIELLAALPTLAFALKTRSLAGTVVVGMLCYWGLHYLV; encoded by the coding sequence ATGAGCGCCACCGGCTACCTCCTGCTGATCCTCTGCATGGGCGTTGTGACCTACCTGCCGCGCATGCTGCCCCTGGTGACTTTCTCCCGCCGGAAACTTCCCCCCTGGTTTGTGGAGTGGCTGGAGTTGATCCCCCCCGCCATCCTGAGCGCCCTGATCGCTCCGACGCTGTTTACCCAGGCGGCGCCACGGCTGTTCGTCCTGGGCAAGATCGAGTTGCTGGCCGCCCTGCCGACCCTGGCCTTCGCCCTCAAGACCCGCTCGTTGGCCGGGACGGTGGTGGTGGGGATGCTCTGCTACTGGGGGCTGCATTATCTGGTATAA